Proteins co-encoded in one Bacillus paramycoides genomic window:
- a CDS encoding Rpn family recombination-promoting nuclease/putative transposase, giving the protein MSSQQLVNLRIDFAFKQLFGTSGNEDILIAFLNAMLQDSLESPIVSLQFADPHLHREHEEDKLSILDISATLDTGTKVNVEIQLNNNHDMIKRSLYYWGRLYTAQLQKGMPYSSLHKTITINLLNFVMFPEYEAFHTTGVLWNRQQHKILSSDIEVHIVEISKLMQQWRNEQVNPWEDLFVRWLLLLPANEDEQLTQTLEDIAMNQDPILQKAMNKWERMSQDSSFRQAYEAREKVLMDEAAKFAHARNEGKKEGIEEGKIQLIRGMHKNGMPIENIAKFTNLRLEEIRSILQV; this is encoded by the coding sequence ATGTCCAGCCAACAATTAGTGAATTTACGCATTGATTTTGCTTTTAAACAATTATTTGGCACAAGTGGAAATGAAGATATTTTAATTGCTTTTTTAAATGCGATGTTACAGGATTCTTTAGAATCACCCATTGTTTCGTTACAATTTGCAGATCCACATTTACACAGGGAACATGAAGAAGATAAGTTATCTATCTTAGATATTTCAGCTACATTAGACACAGGAACAAAAGTCAATGTAGAAATACAACTCAATAATAATCATGATATGATTAAACGCAGTTTATATTATTGGGGAAGGCTATACACAGCTCAACTTCAAAAGGGAATGCCATACAGCTCTCTTCATAAAACAATTACAATCAATTTGTTAAATTTCGTTATGTTTCCTGAATACGAGGCATTCCATACAACAGGAGTTTTATGGAATCGACAACAACATAAAATATTGAGTAGTGATATCGAAGTTCACATCGTAGAGATTTCGAAACTTATGCAACAGTGGCGGAATGAACAAGTAAATCCTTGGGAAGATTTGTTTGTTCGTTGGTTATTATTACTTCCGGCAAACGAGGATGAACAACTAACCCAAACATTGGAGGACATTGCGATGAACCAAGATCCGATTTTACAAAAAGCGATGAATAAATGGGAGCGTATGAGTCAAGATTCTTCTTTCCGACAAGCATATGAGGCAAGAGAGAAAGTTTTGATGGATGAAGCCGCAAAGTTCGCTCATGCTCGTAATGAAGGAAAGAAAGAGGGGATTGAAGAAGGTAAGATTCAATTAATTCGTGGAATGCATAAAAATGGAATGCCAATCGAAAATATTGCAAAGTTTACAAATTTACGTTTAGAAGAAATACGAAGCATTTTACAAGTCTAA
- a CDS encoding FtsW/RodA/SpoVE family cell cycle protein produces MNKKGERFVSEVTNHIKSKEAKSFVATELDFHLKQAKNTWIEKGLSEEIAENKAVEQMGSPVKLGQELNKLHKPKVDLFLITLLVAAMGLGFLPVLVFEYTNDVIINKVIFVILGVVTAIGMMLLDYRKLERMGWLFYIIGVVVLLILYCFPNASMIGEPLIQIGPIAIDCLMAVPFFFLAWASFFNNSRLKIIHLVVLYLFSLYLFLIVSTLSSIFIYITMVFVMLWWSKLGKKTSLIITVVPICLFIIKVSVSWSSGYHLDRLLGYLNPESDAGGAGFMYIRLKEVMSSAGWFGTYRDMKFIPAPDTDFVFASLTYYYGYWLALILVFVLSLFVARLIVISYKINDRYGKLLLVGGLTLFVFQFIYNVGMILGLLPLAAISLPFISYGLTPTVFHALIMGIVLSVYRRKDISFRMRKTP; encoded by the coding sequence TTGAATAAAAAAGGGGAGCGTTTTGTAAGCGAAGTTACGAATCATATTAAATCAAAAGAAGCAAAGAGCTTTGTAGCAACCGAACTAGATTTTCACTTGAAACAGGCGAAGAACACATGGATAGAAAAAGGATTAAGTGAGGAAATTGCTGAAAATAAAGCTGTGGAGCAAATGGGAAGTCCGGTTAAACTAGGGCAAGAACTTAATAAACTGCATAAGCCAAAGGTGGATTTGTTCTTAATTACTTTGTTAGTGGCTGCTATGGGGTTAGGGTTTTTGCCGGTTTTGGTTTTTGAATATACGAATGATGTAATAATAAATAAGGTGATATTTGTTATTCTCGGTGTTGTAACAGCGATTGGGATGATGTTACTTGATTATCGGAAATTAGAGAGAATGGGATGGTTGTTTTATATAATCGGAGTAGTTGTCCTGTTAATACTATACTGTTTTCCAAACGCTTCAATGATTGGAGAACCGTTAATACAAATCGGTCCAATTGCAATTGACTGTCTAATGGCAGTGCCTTTCTTTTTTCTAGCTTGGGCTTCTTTTTTTAATAATAGTAGGTTAAAGATTATACATCTTGTGGTTTTATATTTATTTTCTTTGTACTTATTTTTGATTGTATCCACCCTTTCGTCAATTTTTATCTATATTACGATGGTATTCGTTATGCTTTGGTGGAGTAAGCTAGGAAAGAAAACGTCGTTGATTATTACGGTTGTACCTATTTGTTTATTTATTATTAAGGTATCCGTATCATGGTCTTCAGGATACCACTTAGATAGACTTTTAGGGTATTTAAATCCTGAGAGTGATGCAGGTGGCGCAGGATTTATGTATATACGATTAAAAGAGGTAATGTCATCAGCAGGTTGGTTTGGTACATATAGAGATATGAAATTCATCCCTGCTCCGGATACTGATTTTGTATTTGCAAGTTTGACTTACTATTATGGGTATTGGCTTGCGTTAATTCTTGTCTTCGTTCTTTCTCTTTTTGTAGCAAGATTAATAGTCATCTCTTATAAAATAAATGATCGGTACGGTAAATTGCTGCTCGTTGGTGGATTGACTCTTTTTGTATTCCAGTTCATTTATAATGTTGGAATGATACTAGGATTATTGCCGCTTGCTGCTATATCCTTACCTTTTATTAGCTACGGATTAACGCCGACTGTATTTCATGCGCTTATAATGGGGATTGTACTGAGTGTGTATAGGCGTAAAGATATTTCATTTAGAATGAGAAAAACACCTTAA
- a CDS encoding cytoplasmic protein, producing MEKYFEEAHCFCSRNRKHLEKDVICGCFYCLEIFHPEKITEWWDDDNTAVCPHCGIDSIIGESSGCKITETFLSEMHKRWF from the coding sequence ATGGAAAAATATTTTGAGGAAGCACATTGTTTTTGTTCTCGTAATAGAAAGCACTTAGAAAAGGATGTTATATGTGGTTGTTTCTATTGTTTAGAAATTTTCCATCCAGAAAAAATTACAGAGTGGTGGGATGATGATAACACAGCAGTTTGTCCGCATTGCGGGATTGACTCTATTATCGGAGAAAGTTCTGGATGTAAAATAACAGAAACGTTTTTAAGTGAAATGCATAAAAGATGGTTTTAG
- the prsA gene encoding peptidylprolyl isomerase PrsA has product MKKAMLALAATSVIALSACGTGSSSDKIVTSKAGDITKEEFYNQMKTQAGKQVLNNMVMEKVLIKNYKVEDKEVDKKFDEMKKQYGDQFDTLLKQQGIKEETLKTGVRAQLAQEKAIEKTITDKELKDNYKPEIKASHILVKDEATAKKVKEELGQGKSFEELAKQYSEDTGSKEKGGDLGFFGAGKMVKEFEDAAYKLKKDEVSEPVKSQFGYHIIKVTDIKEPEKSFEQSKDDIKKEIVQKKAQDGEFMNDLMMKEIKKADVKVDDKDLKDLFEEKKADAKKDEKK; this is encoded by the coding sequence ATGAAGAAAGCTATGCTTGCCTTAGCCGCAACAAGTGTAATCGCATTATCAGCATGTGGAACAGGATCATCATCAGACAAAATCGTTACATCTAAAGCTGGTGACATTACAAAAGAAGAATTCTACAATCAAATGAAAACACAAGCTGGTAAACAAGTACTAAACAACATGGTTATGGAAAAAGTACTTATTAAAAACTACAAAGTTGAAGACAAAGAAGTAGACAAAAAGTTCGATGAAATGAAAAAACAATACGGTGATCAATTCGATACACTATTAAAACAACAAGGCATTAAAGAAGAAACTTTAAAAACTGGTGTGCGTGCTCAATTAGCTCAAGAAAAAGCTATCGAGAAAACAATCACTGATAAAGAACTAAAAGATAACTACAAGCCTGAAATTAAAGCAAGCCACATTCTTGTAAAAGATGAAGCAACTGCTAAAAAGGTGAAAGAAGAACTTGGACAAGGTAAATCTTTCGAAGAGTTAGCGAAACAATACTCTGAAGATACTGGTTCAAAAGAAAAAGGTGGCGACTTAGGATTCTTCGGAGCTGGTAAAATGGTTAAAGAATTCGAAGATGCTGCTTATAAACTGAAAAAAGATGAAGTAAGCGAGCCTGTGAAATCACAATTCGGTTACCACATCATTAAAGTAACAGACATTAAAGAACCAGAAAAATCTTTCGAACAATCTAAAGATGACATCAAAAAAGAAATCGTTCAGAAGAAAGCACAAGACGGCGAATTCATGAACGATCTTATGATGAAAGAAATCAAAAAAGCTGACGTAAAAGTTGACGATAAAGATTTAAAAGATCTTTTCGAAGAGAAAAAAGCTGACGCTAAGAAAGACGAAAAGAAATAA
- the helD gene encoding RNA polymerase recycling motor HelD — protein sequence MNKKLDQEQKRLDTVIETITQQIDKLENETGRRRAEVINIRKHFWDDVKVNTDTFDDYLETVINLRQQAQSLAVTQITHKHTFNRLAALRRMHKAPYFGRIDFKEEGESAADQIYIGVATLTDASGENFLIYDWRAPISSVYYDYPPGPAEYSTPGGVIHGNVEKKLQYIIQNGEIDSMFDTSLTIGDEILQQALGKGTNKHMQSIVATIQREQNEIIRHDEGRLLIVQGAAGSGKTSAALQRIAYLLYKYREWLKADQIILFSPNSMFNSYVSNVLPELGEENMQQVTFQEYLNHRLSKSFDVEDPYEQLEYMLTETNSPTYKTRNASIRFKASTPFFEMIRTYRQSLESSGMLFRGMKFRGKLIVSAKEITEQFYNTDSSLRFHNRIEKLTDWLNKQIDEIEKTELKKPWVEEEIELLSKDEYQKAYKYLQKKGEFDDNSFHDFEKETKVLGRMIVRKKLKPLRKGVQTLRFINFTGIYKQLFTDASWVTGEKPKEWDDICSLTVNMLDEGKLYYEDATPFLLLKELIEGFQTNRSIKHVLVDEAQDYSPFQFEFLKRLFPAARMTVLGDFNQAIFAHASETVNFNTLTSLYGPDETNGINLTRSYRSTKPIIEFTRALVPEGENIHAFERDGEKPTVTEVSNDSELHKHITAKVAALQKEQHNTIAIICKSAAESAAAYEALRHIENIKLVKSNSAEYEQGIVVIPAYLAKGIEFDAVIIYNASKDVYSDESVRRLFYTACTRAMHELQLYSVGEVSPFILGADSESFELIMKTP from the coding sequence ATGAATAAAAAACTTGATCAAGAGCAAAAACGATTGGATACCGTAATCGAAACGATTACGCAGCAAATTGATAAACTGGAAAACGAAACTGGCAGACGCCGGGCAGAAGTAATCAATATTCGTAAACACTTTTGGGATGACGTGAAAGTGAATACTGATACTTTTGATGATTACCTTGAAACAGTTATCAACTTAAGACAACAAGCTCAGTCACTAGCTGTTACACAAATTACCCATAAGCACACCTTTAATCGACTTGCCGCATTAAGACGTATGCATAAAGCACCTTATTTCGGAAGAATTGATTTCAAAGAAGAAGGAGAATCTGCTGCGGATCAAATTTATATCGGCGTCGCTACACTTACTGATGCAAGCGGAGAAAACTTTCTTATATATGACTGGCGCGCACCTATTTCGAGTGTGTACTACGATTATCCACCAGGACCGGCTGAATACAGTACACCAGGCGGCGTAATCCACGGTAATGTGGAGAAAAAATTACAATACATTATTCAAAATGGCGAGATTGATTCTATGTTCGATACGAGCCTTACAATTGGTGATGAAATCTTGCAACAAGCGCTCGGAAAAGGTACGAACAAACATATGCAAAGCATCGTTGCTACGATTCAGCGCGAGCAAAATGAAATTATTCGTCACGATGAAGGCCGACTACTTATCGTGCAAGGAGCTGCTGGTAGTGGTAAAACGTCAGCTGCCCTGCAACGAATCGCCTACTTACTATATAAATATCGCGAATGGTTAAAAGCGGATCAAATTATTCTCTTCTCCCCTAACTCTATGTTTAATAGCTACGTTTCTAACGTACTACCTGAACTCGGTGAAGAAAATATGCAGCAAGTTACATTCCAAGAATATTTAAACCATAGACTAAGTAAGTCATTTGACGTTGAAGATCCTTATGAGCAATTAGAATATATGTTAACTGAAACGAATAGCCCTACCTATAAAACGAGAAATGCGAGCATTCGCTTTAAAGCATCTACTCCATTTTTCGAGATGATTAGAACGTACAGACAATCTCTTGAATCTTCAGGTATGCTATTTAGAGGAATGAAATTTAGAGGAAAGCTAATTGTCTCTGCTAAAGAAATTACAGAGCAGTTTTACAATACTGATTCCTCCCTCCGCTTCCATAATCGAATTGAAAAGTTAACGGATTGGCTAAATAAACAAATAGATGAAATTGAAAAAACAGAACTGAAAAAGCCTTGGGTAGAAGAAGAAATTGAATTACTGAGTAAAGATGAATACCAAAAGGCTTATAAATATTTACAGAAAAAAGGAGAGTTTGACGACAACTCCTTCCATGATTTTGAGAAAGAAACGAAAGTACTCGGTCGTATGATTGTCCGTAAAAAATTGAAGCCACTTCGTAAAGGCGTTCAAACATTGCGTTTCATTAATTTCACAGGCATATATAAACAACTCTTCACAGATGCATCATGGGTTACTGGAGAAAAGCCGAAAGAATGGGATGACATTTGCTCTTTAACAGTAAACATGCTCGATGAAGGAAAGCTATATTACGAGGATGCGACTCCATTTTTACTTTTAAAAGAATTAATCGAAGGCTTCCAAACGAATAGATCGATTAAACATGTACTCGTAGACGAAGCACAAGATTATTCACCGTTTCAGTTTGAGTTTTTAAAACGTCTCTTCCCTGCTGCAAGAATGACTGTACTCGGAGACTTTAACCAAGCGATATTTGCCCATGCGAGTGAGACGGTGAACTTCAATACACTTACTAGCTTATACGGACCAGATGAAACGAACGGTATCAACTTAACTCGTAGCTATCGCTCAACAAAACCGATTATTGAATTTACACGTGCTCTCGTACCGGAAGGAGAGAACATTCACGCCTTTGAACGTGATGGTGAGAAACCTACAGTGACGGAAGTATCGAATGACAGCGAACTGCACAAGCATATTACTGCCAAAGTTGCTGCACTACAAAAAGAGCAGCACAATACGATCGCAATTATATGTAAATCTGCCGCTGAAAGCGCCGCTGCCTACGAAGCACTTCGTCATATCGAGAATATTAAACTCGTGAAAAGTAACTCAGCCGAGTATGAGCAAGGCATTGTCGTAATCCCTGCTTACTTAGCGAAAGGTATCGAATTTGATGCTGTTATTATTTACAACGCTTCTAAAGATGTATATAGCGACGAGAGCGTTCGTAGATTGTTCTATACCGCTTGCACGCGTGCAATGCATGAATTGCAACTTTATAGCGTTGGCGAGGTTAGTCCTTTTATACTTGGGGCTGATTCGGAGAGTTTTGAGCTTATAATGAAAACACCTTGA
- a CDS encoding PadR family transcriptional regulator has product MEDRLKGLRKSMENTTFKHLSFSDQHRKRVREKINASYEKEEDISLAILQLLSNEKTGYELSQLLRGRGIQKFEGNEGFLYTVLHRLEQNRFIQSSWDHAGAKYYQLNDKGRKKLRKAEKNAAKVQFILKGLVQE; this is encoded by the coding sequence ATGGAAGATCGATTAAAAGGCCTGCGAAAATCAATGGAGAATACAACGTTTAAACATTTGAGTTTTTCTGATCAACATCGAAAGCGGGTGCGCGAAAAAATCAATGCATCATACGAAAAGGAAGAGGACATCTCGTTAGCGATTTTACAACTTCTCAGTAATGAAAAAACAGGATACGAATTGTCACAGTTACTACGAGGAAGAGGGATTCAAAAATTCGAAGGAAATGAAGGGTTTTTATATACCGTATTACATCGCCTAGAGCAGAATCGTTTTATTCAATCAAGCTGGGATCATGCAGGAGCTAAATATTATCAATTAAATGATAAAGGAAGAAAGAAGCTGCGAAAGGCAGAAAAAAATGCTGCGAAGGTACAATTTATATTAAAAGGCTTAGTACAGGAGTGA